The Glycine max cultivar Williams 82 chromosome 12, Glycine_max_v4.0, whole genome shotgun sequence genome window below encodes:
- the LOC100811457 gene encoding protein SPA1-RELATED 3 isoform X1, which translates to MCCFTWPTCNSSWVKMEGSSGSAFHNSGSSRALNSSGVSDRNQRVHCPQRNPFSGEASQDSGFRKERDRVLLAQGGQPKNLGGGFSGLCEDEVEVDPFFCAVEWGDISLRQWLDKPERSVDAFECLHIFRQIVEIVSVAHSQGVVVHNVRPSCFVMSSFNHISFIESASCSDTGSDSLGDGMNNQGGEVKTPTSLCPHDMHQQSLGSEDFMPIKTSTTPARSDSSCMLSSAVYAARASLIEETEENKMKDRRKDEEVEGKKQSFPMKQILLMEMSWYTSPEEGAGESSSCASDVYRLGVLLFELFCPLSSREEKSRTMSSLRHRVLPPQLLLKWPKEASFCLWLLHPDPKSRPTLGELLQSEFLNEQRDDTEEREAAIELRQRIEDQELLLEFLLLLQQRKQEVAEKLQHTVSFLCSDIEEVTKQHVRFKEITGAELGSDERSASSFPSMTFVDSEDSAFLGTRKRVRLGMDVKNIEECDDDVGDDQKSNGSFLSKSSRLMKNFKKLESAYFLTRCRPAYSSGKLAVRHPPVTSDGRGSVVVTERSCINDLKSKEQCREGASAWINPFLEGLCKYLSFSKLKVKADLKQGDLLHSSNLVCSLSFDRDGEFFATAGVNKKIKVFECDSIINEDRDIHYPVVEMASRSKLSSICWNTYIKSQIASSNFEGVVQLWDVTRSQVISEMREHERRVWSIDFSSADPTMLASGSDDGSVKLWSINQGVSVGTIKTKANVCCVQFPLDSARFLAFGSADHRIYYYDLRNLKMPLCTLVGHNKTVSYIKFVDTVNLVSASTDNTLKLWDLSTCASRVIDSPIQSFTGHANVKNFVGLSVSDGYIATGSETNEVFIYHKAFPMPALSFKFQNTDPLSGNEVDDAVQFVSSVCWHGQSSSTLLAANSTGNVKILEMV; encoded by the exons ATGTGTTGTTTTACTTGGCCTACATGCAATTCTAGCTGGGTGAAGATGGAGGGTTCTTCTGGGTCTGCTTTTCACAATTCTGGCAGTTCTAGGGCCTTGAATAGTTCCGGAGTCTCAGATAGGAATCAAAGGGTTCATTGTCCTCAAAGGAACCCCTTTTCGGGTGAGGCATCACAGGATTCGGGGTTTAGAAAGGAAAGGGATAGGGTTCTGTTGGCTCAAGGTGGTCAGCCTAAAAATTTGGGTGGCGGGTTTTCGGGGTTGTGTGAGGATGAGGTGGAGGTTGACCCCTTTTTCTGTGCTGTAGAATGGGGTGATATTAGCTTGAGGCAATGGTTGGATAAACCTGAACGATCGGTGGATGCCTTTGAATGCTTGCACATATTTAGGCAAATAGTAGAGATCGTTAGTGTAGCACATTCTCAAGGAGTTGTAGTTCACAATGTGAGGCCTTCCTGCTTCGTCATGTCATCTTTCAACCATATCTCGTTTATTGAATCAGCATCTTGTTCAGATACTGGATCGGATTCTTTAGGAGATGGAATGAACAACCAAGGCGGTGAGGTTAAAACTCCAACATCTCTCTGTCCCCATGATATGCATCAGCAGAGTTTGGGAAGTGAAGATTTTATGCCCATCAAGACTTCAACCACCCCTGCTCGGTCAGATTCTAGTTGCATGCTGTCGAGTGCCGTGTATGCAGCTCGTGCATCATTGATAGAAGAaacagaagaaaataaaatgaaagatagGAGAAAGGATGAAGAAGTAGAAGGAAAGAAGCAATCATTTCCAATGAAACAGATACTACTAATGGAGATGAGTTGGTACACTAGTCCTGAAGAGGGTGCTGGTGAATCTAGTTCTTGTGCTTCAGACGTTTATCGATTGGGGGTTCTCCTTTTTGAG CTATTTTGTCCGCTCAGctcaagagaagaaaagagtagAACCATGTCTAGCCTTAGACACAGAGTTCTTCCTCCACAGTTACTTCTAAAGTGGCCTAAAGAAGCTTCATTTTGCTTATGGTTACTGCATCCTGACCCTAAGAGTCGTCCAACACTTGG GGAGTTGTTGCAGAGCGAGTTCCTTAATGAACAGAGAGATGATACGGAAGAACGTGAAGCAGCGATAGAGCTGAGACAAAGGATAGAGGATCAGGAGTTGTTGTTAGAGTTCCTTTTGTTACTTCAACAGAGAAAACAGGAAGTTGCTGAGAAGTTGCAACATACTGTCTCTTTTCTGTGTTCAGATATTGAAGAAGTGACCAAGCAGCACGTTAGATTTAAAGAGATTACTGGTGCTGAACTGGGGAGTGATGAGCGTTCAGCATCAAGTTTCCCATCCATGACATTTGTTGATAGTGAGGATTCTGCTTTTCTAGGGACTAGAAAACGAGTCAGACTAGGGATGGATGTTAAAAACATTGAGGAATGTGACGATGATGTAGGGGATGATCAGAAAAGTAACGGAAGTTTTCTTTCAAAAAGTTCACGACTAATGAAGAACTTTAAGAAACTTGAGTCAGCTTACTTTTTAACACGATGTAGACCAGCCTATTCCTCTGGGAAACTGGCGGTTAGACATCCACCTGTAACAAGTGATGGTAGAGGGTCTGTTGTCGTGACTGAAAGAAGTTGCATCAATGACTTGAAATCTAAAGAGCAGTGCAGGGAGGGTGCAAGTGCTTGGATAAATCCTTTTCTTGAGGGTTTGTGCAAGTATTTATCATTCAGTAAGCTAAAGGTTAAGGCTGACCTAAAGCAAGGAGATCTTTTGCATTCTTCCAACCTAGTATGCTCACTCAGCTTTGATCGTGATGGAGAATTTTTCGCTACCGCGGGTgtgaataagaaaattaaagtgTTTGAATGTGATTCAATAATAAATGAGGATCGTGATATCCACTATCCAGTTGTGGAGATGGCTAGCAGGTCAAAGTTAAGCAGTATATGTTGGAATACATACATCAAAAGTCAAATTGCTTCAAGCAACTTTGAAGGTGTTGTACAG TTATGGGATGTGACAAGAAGTCAAGTAATCTCTGAAATGAGGGAGCACGAGCGGCGGGTGTGGTCCATTGATTTCTCATCAGCAGACCCAACAATGTTGGCAAGTGGGAGCGATGACGGTTCTGTCAAGCTATGGAGTATCAATCAG GGAGTTAGTGTTGGTACCATCAAAACCAAGGCAAATGTTTGCTGCGTTCAGTTCCCCCTGGATTCTGCTCGTTTCCTTGCTTTTGGTTCAGCAGATCACCGAATATATTACTATGATCTTCGCAACCTTAAAATGCCACTTTGTACTTTAGTTGGACATAACAAGACTGTGAGCTACATCAAGTTTGTAGACACTGTGAACCTTGTCTCTGCTTCCACAGATAACACTTTGAAGCTTTGGGATTTGTCTACATGTGCATCTCGAGTTATAGACTCACCGATTCAATCATTCACTGGTCACGCGAATGTTAAG AACTTTGTGGGGTTATCAGTATCTGATGGTTACATTGCCACTGGTTCAGAGACAAATGAG GTGTTCATATACCACAAGGCCTTCCCCATGCCAGCATTGTCATTCAAGTTTCAGAACACAGACCCTCTTTCTGGCAACGAAGTGGACGATGCTGTGCAGTTCGTGTCCTCAGTCTGTTGGCACGGCCAGTCATCGTCCACCTTGCTCGCTGCAAATTCCACAGGGAATGTCAAAATTCTGGAGATGGTTTAA
- the LOC100811457 gene encoding protein SPA1-RELATED 3 isoform X2 gives MCCFTWPTCNSSWVKMEGSSGSAFHNSGSSRALNSSGVSDRNQRVHCPQRNPFSGEASQDSGFRKERDRVLLAQGGQPKNLGGGFSGLCEDEVEVDPFFCAVEWGDISLRQWLDKPERSVDAFECLHIFRQIVEIVSVAHSQGVVVHNVRPSCFVMSSFNHISFIESASCSDTGSDSLGDGMNNQGGEVKTPTSLCPHDMHQQSLGSEDFMPIKTSTTPARSDSSCMLSSAVYAARASLIEETEENKMKDRRKDEEVEGKKQSFPMKQILLMEMSWYTSPEEGAGESSSCASDVYRLGVLLFELFCPLSSREEKSRTMSSLRHRVLPPQLLLKWPKEASFCLWLLHPDPKSRPTLGELLQSEFLNEQRDDTEEREAAIELRQRIEDQELLLEFLLLLQQRKQEVAEKLQHTVSFLCSDIEEVTKQHVRFKEITGAELGSDERSASSFPSMTFVDSEDSAFLGTRKRVRLGMDVKNIEECDDDVGDDQKSNGSFLSKSSRLMKNFKKLESAYFLTRCRPAYSSGKLAVRHPPVTSDGRGSVVVTERSCINDLKSKEQCREGASAWINPFLEGLCKYLSFSKLKVKADLKQGDLLHSSNLVCSLSFDRDGEFFATAGVNKKIKVFECDSIINEDRDIHYPVVEMASRSKLSSICWNTYIKSQIASSNFEGVVQLWDVTRSQVISEMREHERRVWSIDFSSADPTMLASGSDDGSVKLWSINQAIPFLHLVECQL, from the exons ATGTGTTGTTTTACTTGGCCTACATGCAATTCTAGCTGGGTGAAGATGGAGGGTTCTTCTGGGTCTGCTTTTCACAATTCTGGCAGTTCTAGGGCCTTGAATAGTTCCGGAGTCTCAGATAGGAATCAAAGGGTTCATTGTCCTCAAAGGAACCCCTTTTCGGGTGAGGCATCACAGGATTCGGGGTTTAGAAAGGAAAGGGATAGGGTTCTGTTGGCTCAAGGTGGTCAGCCTAAAAATTTGGGTGGCGGGTTTTCGGGGTTGTGTGAGGATGAGGTGGAGGTTGACCCCTTTTTCTGTGCTGTAGAATGGGGTGATATTAGCTTGAGGCAATGGTTGGATAAACCTGAACGATCGGTGGATGCCTTTGAATGCTTGCACATATTTAGGCAAATAGTAGAGATCGTTAGTGTAGCACATTCTCAAGGAGTTGTAGTTCACAATGTGAGGCCTTCCTGCTTCGTCATGTCATCTTTCAACCATATCTCGTTTATTGAATCAGCATCTTGTTCAGATACTGGATCGGATTCTTTAGGAGATGGAATGAACAACCAAGGCGGTGAGGTTAAAACTCCAACATCTCTCTGTCCCCATGATATGCATCAGCAGAGTTTGGGAAGTGAAGATTTTATGCCCATCAAGACTTCAACCACCCCTGCTCGGTCAGATTCTAGTTGCATGCTGTCGAGTGCCGTGTATGCAGCTCGTGCATCATTGATAGAAGAaacagaagaaaataaaatgaaagatagGAGAAAGGATGAAGAAGTAGAAGGAAAGAAGCAATCATTTCCAATGAAACAGATACTACTAATGGAGATGAGTTGGTACACTAGTCCTGAAGAGGGTGCTGGTGAATCTAGTTCTTGTGCTTCAGACGTTTATCGATTGGGGGTTCTCCTTTTTGAG CTATTTTGTCCGCTCAGctcaagagaagaaaagagtagAACCATGTCTAGCCTTAGACACAGAGTTCTTCCTCCACAGTTACTTCTAAAGTGGCCTAAAGAAGCTTCATTTTGCTTATGGTTACTGCATCCTGACCCTAAGAGTCGTCCAACACTTGG GGAGTTGTTGCAGAGCGAGTTCCTTAATGAACAGAGAGATGATACGGAAGAACGTGAAGCAGCGATAGAGCTGAGACAAAGGATAGAGGATCAGGAGTTGTTGTTAGAGTTCCTTTTGTTACTTCAACAGAGAAAACAGGAAGTTGCTGAGAAGTTGCAACATACTGTCTCTTTTCTGTGTTCAGATATTGAAGAAGTGACCAAGCAGCACGTTAGATTTAAAGAGATTACTGGTGCTGAACTGGGGAGTGATGAGCGTTCAGCATCAAGTTTCCCATCCATGACATTTGTTGATAGTGAGGATTCTGCTTTTCTAGGGACTAGAAAACGAGTCAGACTAGGGATGGATGTTAAAAACATTGAGGAATGTGACGATGATGTAGGGGATGATCAGAAAAGTAACGGAAGTTTTCTTTCAAAAAGTTCACGACTAATGAAGAACTTTAAGAAACTTGAGTCAGCTTACTTTTTAACACGATGTAGACCAGCCTATTCCTCTGGGAAACTGGCGGTTAGACATCCACCTGTAACAAGTGATGGTAGAGGGTCTGTTGTCGTGACTGAAAGAAGTTGCATCAATGACTTGAAATCTAAAGAGCAGTGCAGGGAGGGTGCAAGTGCTTGGATAAATCCTTTTCTTGAGGGTTTGTGCAAGTATTTATCATTCAGTAAGCTAAAGGTTAAGGCTGACCTAAAGCAAGGAGATCTTTTGCATTCTTCCAACCTAGTATGCTCACTCAGCTTTGATCGTGATGGAGAATTTTTCGCTACCGCGGGTgtgaataagaaaattaaagtgTTTGAATGTGATTCAATAATAAATGAGGATCGTGATATCCACTATCCAGTTGTGGAGATGGCTAGCAGGTCAAAGTTAAGCAGTATATGTTGGAATACATACATCAAAAGTCAAATTGCTTCAAGCAACTTTGAAGGTGTTGTACAG TTATGGGATGTGACAAGAAGTCAAGTAATCTCTGAAATGAGGGAGCACGAGCGGCGGGTGTGGTCCATTGATTTCTCATCAGCAGACCCAACAATGTTGGCAAGTGGGAGCGATGACGGTTCTGTCAAGCTATGGAGTATCAATCAGGCAATTCCATTTTTGCACTTGGTGGAATGTCAGCTTTGA
- the LOC100792706 gene encoding beta-glucuronosyltransferase GlcAT14A isoform X2, whose translation MGFLNVEKKWLYPFIVCFAICMLLLVSSFNMDLVSSIHSINSLFFFLPSHLRPNQTEPGFVERKASPAPAPARPVLPRFAYLISGSKGDLEKLWRTLHALYHPLNHYVVHMDLESPLEERMEIAHRIERQHVFAEVGNVFVITKANMVTYRGPTMVANTLHACAILLKRSKDWDWFINLSASDYPLVTQDDLDRGLNFIEHTSRLGWKFDKRAMPLIVDPGLYMSTKSDVFWVNPKRPLPTAFKLFTGSAWTVLSHDFVEYIVWGWDNLPRTLLMYYTNFLSSPEGYFQTVACNAPEWAKTLVNSDLHYIAWDVPPKQHPHVLNINDTDKMVESGAAFARKFKQDDPALDWIDKMILRKRNGLFPLGGWCTGRPKCSEIGNIYKLKPGPGSQRLHRLVAGLTLKAKSGEDQCK comes from the exons ATGGGGTTCTTAAACGTAGAGAAGAAATGGTTATATCCTTTCATAGTGTGTTTTGCCATATGCATGCTCTTACTAGTCTCATCCTTCAACATGGATCTTGTCTCTTCAATTCACTCCATCAATTCActgtttttctttctcccatctCATTTACGCCCAAACCAAACTGAGCCGGGTTTTGTGGAGAGGAAGGCTTCTCCTGCTCCAGCGCCGGCTAGGCCTGTGCTTCCTCGTTTCGCTTATTTGATTTCAGGCTCCAAAGGTGATTTGGAAAAGCTTTGGAGAACCCTTCATGCACTTTATCATCCCCTAAACCATTATGTTGTTCATATGGACCTTGAGTCGCCGCTTGAGGAAAGGATGGAGATTGCACATAGAATTGAAAGACAACATGTCTTCGCTGAGGTTGGAAACGTTTTTGTAATCACAAAGGCTAACATGGTCACTTACCGAGGACCAACGATGGTTGCTAATACTCTTCATGCTTGTGCCATTCTTCTCAAGAGAAGTAAAGACTGGGATTGGTTTATTAATCTTAGTGCTTCAGACTATCCTCTTGTGACACAGGATG ATTTAGATAGAGGCCTTAACTTCATTGAGCACACAAGTCGGTTAGGGTGGAAGTT TGATAAACGAGCAATGCCTTTAATTGTAGACCCTGGGCTTTACATGTCAACCAAATCTGATGTATTTTGGGTCAATCCAAAGAGACCTTTGCCAACAGCATTTAAATTATTCACTG GTTCAGCATGGACGGTATTATCACACGACTTTGTTGAATATATTGTATGGGGATGGGACAATCTGCCAAGGACCCTTCTCATGTACTACACTAATTTTCTGTCTTCCCCTGAAGGCTACTTCCAGACTGTTGCATGCAATGCGCCAGAATGGGCTAAAACCCTTGTCAATAGTGACTTGCATTACATTGCCTGGGATGTCCCTCCTAAACAGCACCCTCACGTCCTTAACATCAACGACACAGACAAAATGGTTGAAAGTGGTGCTGCCTTTGCAAGAAAATTTAAGCAAGATGATCCAGCCTTGGATTGGATTGATAAAATGATTCTCCGCAAGAGAAATGGACTATTTCCACTCGGTGGTTGGTGCACCGGCAGACCCAAATGCTCCGAGATTGGGAACATTTATAAACTCAAACCTGGTCCGGGATCTCAAAGGCTTCATCGCCTTGTCGCGGGGCTAACTTTGAAGGCTAAATCTGGTGAGGATCAGTGTAAATAG
- the LOC100792706 gene encoding beta-glucuronosyltransferase GlcAT14A isoform X1, which translates to MGFLNVEKKWLYPFIVCFAICMLLLVSSFNMDLVSSIHSINSLFFFLPSHLRPNQTEPGFVERKASPAPAPARPVLPRFAYLISGSKGDLEKLWRTLHALYHPLNHYVVHMDLESPLEERMEIAHRIERQHVFAEVGNVFVITKANMVTYRGPTMVANTLHACAILLKRSKDWDWFINLSASDYPLVTQDDLLYTFSDLDRGLNFIEHTSRLGWKFDKRAMPLIVDPGLYMSTKSDVFWVNPKRPLPTAFKLFTGSAWTVLSHDFVEYIVWGWDNLPRTLLMYYTNFLSSPEGYFQTVACNAPEWAKTLVNSDLHYIAWDVPPKQHPHVLNINDTDKMVESGAAFARKFKQDDPALDWIDKMILRKRNGLFPLGGWCTGRPKCSEIGNIYKLKPGPGSQRLHRLVAGLTLKAKSGEDQCK; encoded by the exons ATGGGGTTCTTAAACGTAGAGAAGAAATGGTTATATCCTTTCATAGTGTGTTTTGCCATATGCATGCTCTTACTAGTCTCATCCTTCAACATGGATCTTGTCTCTTCAATTCACTCCATCAATTCActgtttttctttctcccatctCATTTACGCCCAAACCAAACTGAGCCGGGTTTTGTGGAGAGGAAGGCTTCTCCTGCTCCAGCGCCGGCTAGGCCTGTGCTTCCTCGTTTCGCTTATTTGATTTCAGGCTCCAAAGGTGATTTGGAAAAGCTTTGGAGAACCCTTCATGCACTTTATCATCCCCTAAACCATTATGTTGTTCATATGGACCTTGAGTCGCCGCTTGAGGAAAGGATGGAGATTGCACATAGAATTGAAAGACAACATGTCTTCGCTGAGGTTGGAAACGTTTTTGTAATCACAAAGGCTAACATGGTCACTTACCGAGGACCAACGATGGTTGCTAATACTCTTCATGCTTGTGCCATTCTTCTCAAGAGAAGTAAAGACTGGGATTGGTTTATTAATCTTAGTGCTTCAGACTATCCTCTTGTGACACAGGATG ATCTGCTATATACTTTTTCAGATTTAGATAGAGGCCTTAACTTCATTGAGCACACAAGTCGGTTAGGGTGGAAGTT TGATAAACGAGCAATGCCTTTAATTGTAGACCCTGGGCTTTACATGTCAACCAAATCTGATGTATTTTGGGTCAATCCAAAGAGACCTTTGCCAACAGCATTTAAATTATTCACTG GTTCAGCATGGACGGTATTATCACACGACTTTGTTGAATATATTGTATGGGGATGGGACAATCTGCCAAGGACCCTTCTCATGTACTACACTAATTTTCTGTCTTCCCCTGAAGGCTACTTCCAGACTGTTGCATGCAATGCGCCAGAATGGGCTAAAACCCTTGTCAATAGTGACTTGCATTACATTGCCTGGGATGTCCCTCCTAAACAGCACCCTCACGTCCTTAACATCAACGACACAGACAAAATGGTTGAAAGTGGTGCTGCCTTTGCAAGAAAATTTAAGCAAGATGATCCAGCCTTGGATTGGATTGATAAAATGATTCTCCGCAAGAGAAATGGACTATTTCCACTCGGTGGTTGGTGCACCGGCAGACCCAAATGCTCCGAGATTGGGAACATTTATAAACTCAAACCTGGTCCGGGATCTCAAAGGCTTCATCGCCTTGTCGCGGGGCTAACTTTGAAGGCTAAATCTGGTGAGGATCAGTGTAAATAG
- the LOC100793229 gene encoding proton pump-interactor 1: MAGEVVGFEMVQGPVENGTEGGKPVLNEKENGKLEKDVGAAADAIKFGTHGEESAKKKGNDVSDVNAPKDAAEDWPAPKQIHSFYFVRWRPYDDPTIKSKIDLSDKDISKKNQARFQITEALKAKRAERVELISQVKSLRGDSRQFQSIVDEKLKEIGPLQQALGKLRTTNNAGRGGLCSSEDELNSVIYSLQYRIQHESIPLTEEKQILREIKQLEGTREKVIANAAMRAKLQESMGQKEAIQDQVKLIGGDLDGVKKEREAIRSKIKQIDDALKAIDKDIQSLQEELTAVSQKRDKAFESIQQLRKQREEGNTYFYQSRTVLNKARELAAKKDINALDEVSQTEVEKFMALWNKDKAFRNDYEKRILASLDMRQLSRDGRMRNPDEKPILEEPKPAEAEALPKMAAKQPKEEPKPSPQETLPAQKESKTTQKDSKNKGRDLKSKLESKDVAETDEYEFESPEKEAPAKEPEIDPAKLKEMKREEEIVKAKQALERKKKLAEKAAAKAAIRAQKEAEKKLKDREKKAKKKSGTAAVANPEDEPKDEVVEVTEPEKINDDVQAPAPVKEKVQKESGIRSRGRARGPDSIPKAIIKRKKSNNYLIWAAAATLLVLLLAVLGYIYLF; this comes from the exons ATGGCGGGTGAGGTTGTGGGATTTGAGATGGTTCAAGGACCAGTGGAGAATGGTACTGAGGGAGGAAAACCTGTTTTGAATGAGAAGGAGAATGGCAAGCTGGAAAAAGATGTGGGAGCTGCTGCGGATGCCATCAAATTTGGGACACATGGAGAGGAATctgcaaaaaagaaagggaatgaTGTTTCAGACGTGAATGCCCCGAAAGATGCTGCTGAAGATTGGCCTGCACCTAAGCAGattcattctttttattttgtcagGTGGCGGCCTTATGATGATCCAACCATCAAGTCTAAAATCGACCTGTCTGACAAAGATATTAGCAAGAAAAATCAAGCCCGGTTTCAGATCACAGAAGCACTGAAGGCAAAGCGG GCTGAACGAGTAGAGTTGATTTCTCAGGTCAAGTCTCTAAGAGGCGACAGTAGGCAATTTCAGAGTATTGTGGATGAGAAATTGAAAGAGATTGGACCTCTGCAGCAAGCACTGGGCAAGCTGCGGACTACAAATAATGCCGGCCGGGGTGGTTTGTGTTCATCTGAGGATGAACTTAACAGTGTT ATATATAGTTTACAATACCGCATACAGCATGAGAGCATTCCTTTGACTGAGGAAAAACAAATCCTCCGAGAAATCAAACAGCTTGAGGGGACAAGGGAGAAAGTTATTGCTAATGCTGCAATGAGGGCCAAATTACAGGAATCTATGGGGCAAAAAGAAGCCATTCAAGATCAGGTTAAG CTTATTGGTGGGGATTTGGATGGAgtgaagaaagagagagaagcaaTTCGGTCCAAAATCAAGCAAATTGATGATGCACTGAAAGCCATAGACAAGGATATCCAGTCTCTACAGGAGGAACTGACAGCTGTTTCTCAGAAGAGGGACAAAGCTTTTGAGAGTATACAGCAGCTAAGAAAACAGCGCGAGGAGGGG AACACCTATTTCTACCAAAGTCGTACGGTTCTGAACAAAGCACGGGAGCTGGCTGCAAAGAAAGATATTAATGCTCTTGATGAAGTTTCACAGACAGAG GTTGAGAAATTTATGGCACTCTGGAACAAGGACAAAGCATTTAGGAatgattatgaaaaaagaattttgGCCTCATTGGATATGCGACAGTTGAGTCGGGACGGACGGATGAGGAACCCGGATGAAAAGCCAATTCTGGAAGAACCAAAACCTGCTGAAGCTGAAGCATTACCAAAAATGGCTGCAAAACAGCCAAAGGAGGAACCTAAGCCTTCTCCACAAGAAACTTTGCCTGCTCAGAAAGAATCCAAAACCACTCAGAAAGATTCCAAAAACAAGGGGAGGGATTTGAAATCCAAACTGGAGAGTAAGGATGTAGCAGAAACTGatgaatatgaatttgaaaGTCCCGAAAAGGAGGCCCCTGCCAAAGAGCCTGAAATTGATCCAGCAAAGctgaaagagatgaaaagagAGGAGGAAATTGTGAAGGCGAAGCAGGCCttggaaagaaagaagaagttaGCAGAGAAAGCTGCAGCCAAAGCAGCCATCAGAGCACAAAAGGAAGCTGAGAAGAAGCTTAAg GACCGTGAGAAGAAAGCAAAGAAGAAATCAGGCACTGCAGCCGTGGCCAACCCTGAGGACGAACCGAAGGATGAAGTTGTCGAGGTTACAGAGCCAGAAAAGATTAACGATGATGTCCAAGCCCCGGCTCCAGTGAAGGAAAAGGTCCAAAAGGAGAGTGGCATCAGGTCCAGGGGCCGAGCAAGAGGCCCGGACTCGATTCCAAAAGCTATTATTAAGCGGAAGAAGTCTAACAATTACCTGATATGGGCTGCAGCTGCCACCTTGCTAGTCCTCCTGTTGGCTGTGCTTGGGTACATCTATCTTTTTTGA